A stretch of Astyanax mexicanus isolate ESR-SI-001 chromosome 21, AstMex3_surface, whole genome shotgun sequence DNA encodes these proteins:
- the LOC111188447 gene encoding E3 ubiquitin-protein ligase TRIM35, whose amino-acid sequence MAFSLSTLKRELQCPVCIEIFKDPVILSCSHSFCRTCVQRSWRRSPGRQCPLCSRRSSKDHPLSNLTLKNTCESFLQQKKKEEGSSLQGALCSLHLEMVNLFCVDDQQLICGKCVSADHLSHSFCSLSKAADSQKETLQSHLTQLNKKLSDFNKAKAAKDLTLQQTEKQMKQEFEKLHQFLRREEEVRISDLRQEVEEKSQSVKKSIEELEKQIKGISTLVKEREERKKDAALFLQAAKTASERFKNSAPDFNPNSQPQINVVPHLDNLSYRVWEKIKHSLSADSSHLNPPCTSDYPQPTQHYKSWVAADSVAVNSSFSEAEIPQAAGTTTPLKYSENIRFEARCGIDPHDCIDYIIQEEED is encoded by the exons ATGGCGTTCTCTCTTTCCACACTAAAACGAGAGCTCCAGTGTCCTGTATGTATTGAGATTTTTAAGGACCCAGTAATTCTGTCCTGCAGTCACAGTTTTTGCAGGACATGTGTACAGAGGAGCTggagaagaagtcctggaagacaGTGTCCTCTCTGCTCGCGACGGTCATCAAAAGACCATCCGCTGTCCAATCTGACTCTGAAGAACACCTGTGAATCTTTTCTAcagcagaagaagaaagaggagggTTCCAGTTTACAGGGTGCTCTCTGTTCTCTGCACCTCGAGATGGTTAATCTGTTCTGTGTGGACGATCAGCAGCTGATCTGTGGGAAGTGTGTGAGCGCAGATCACCTGAGTCATAGCTTCTGCTCCCTCAGTAAAGCTGCCGACTCTCAGAAG GAAACTCTTCAGTCTCATCTCACACAGCTGAACAAGAAACTCTCAGATTTCAATAAAGCGAAAGCTGCTAAAGACCTGACGCTCCAGCAGACGGAGAAACAGATGAAGCAGGAGTTTGAGAAGCTCCACCAGTTCCTCAGAAGAGAGGAGGAGGTCCGAATCTCTGATCTGAGACAGGAAGTTGAGGAGAAGAGCCAGAGTGTGAAGAAGAGCATTGAAGAGCTGGAGAAACAGATAAAGGGGATCAGCACTCTAGTTAAGGAAAGAGAGGAGCGGAAAAAGGACGCTGCCTTGTTTTTGCAG GCTGCCAAGACAGCAAGTGAAAG ATTTAAGAATTCTGCGCCGGATTTCAATCCAAATTCACAACCTCAGATTAATGTTGTCCCGCACCTGGACAACCTGAGCTACAGAGTGTGGGAGAAGATAAAGCACTCATTGTCTGCTGACAGTA gTCACCTGAACCCCCCCTGCACCAGCGATTACCCCCAGCCCACTCAACACTACAAAAGCTGGGTGGCAGCAG ATTCTGTCGCTGTAAACTCCTCCTTCAGTGAGGCAGAAATTCCACAAGCAGCCGGAACTACTACACCTCTAAAGTATTCAGAAAATATTCGTTTTGAGGCTCGTTGCGGGATAGACCCTCATGACTGTATAGACTATATAATACAGGAAGAAGAGGATTGA